The genomic stretch CCTCGCTCACCTGCTTTCGCAAGTCCGATCTCAGTCGCGGCCCGCCGCTCGTCTGACAGTCGTCCCTGTTCATCAGCATGTCGGGCTTCAACCAGGCAGCGTGCACGTGCTGCGAAGGTTCGGCCTGTTTCAATCATTCCACAGACAGGAGTCTGGAGGACTGGTAGAGGTGACTTTCGGCGAAGGAGCTCAGTATCAGCGGCGATCGACCGAATCGGCAGTATGCTCCCCGCTTACCCAGCCGCCGTTTGCCAACAGTTGCTATGTTGCTGGGCGAGGAACCTCCGGCACGATCGGGTATTCGGTGACCTATTAACCGGCGAGAGGAATGCGGTCGGGCGTTGCGATCCCGTCTCGATCAGTCAGGATGAAGGAGAGAACGATGTCTGAGCACGAGTTTCGTTGGTGTGGGAAGAATGAACGGAAGTTTGTGGAACGGTTGTTCATGCAGGAGCGGCGACGCGCACAAGACCGGTACGTCGTGCGGCCAGATGGTGAAGGGTTGAATCCAAGACCGTCGCTGCAGGTCACCGTGCGCCAACGCTGCCGGGCCGTCCGGCAAGCCATGCGAACGAGACTGGTCCACCAATTGTTACGGCGTCTGGGGTTGCCTGTCGGTCTGATTTCGGAAATGTTCAGCTGATGTTCATTCCGATCCTCATGATCCGTTTGTGCTGCGTGCTTGCCTATCTGGCGCTGGCGGTACCTCTGCCTTTCGTTCTGCTCGACCACGAGCTGGGGTTGTTGACGGGGGGCCCAGCGCATACGGCCTTGGACGATCACGCCTGGCTCGACCATGTGGCCGGGGCGGGGGAGGTGTCGGAGGAAAGTGCCTCTTGTCCCGCGAATGTGCACGCGTCTAATGTTGGCCCGATTCAACTCCTCAGCGATTCTTTTGCCGTCTCGCTTCCTTCCGGTCGTGCTCCTCCTTCCCCCTGCAGGTAACGCCCAGAGTACCCACGTCGGGACGGCCCGGTGTGAGGTGGAGCCGCCCGGTGTGTGCCGGTGCGGGAACAATTGTCATCATCGTTTCGAGCCGTGGAGGGGGCGAACTGCCTCTCGGGGGAGGACTGTCGTGATTGAGTTTCGTCAAATTATGGTGGGTGTTGTCATATGGTTAGCGGGGAGTATCGCCGTCGGGTCGGATCCGATCTTGGCGGAATCCGGGGGCATGGAAGGTTCAGGTGCGCTGGAGTTACCGGTGGTGGAGGTGCGGGACCAGCCGATTCAGACCGGCGGAACGGGATCGTTGCATCTGGAAGAGGTCAGCCAGTCGGCGAGCCGGTTGGGCGTCTCGATTCGGGAGATCCCGGCAAGTGTGGAAGTAATCGATCAGACTCTGATGCAGGAGCGTGGACTTCGGACAATCTCAGAAGCCGTGCAGGGGGCCACCGGGCTGTCGGTGGGCGACTCGCCGGGTAACCCGGTCAATTTCTCCATGCGCGGTTTTACGAACAATCAACTGCGGCTGCTGTATGACGGTCTCCTCCTGGGGCCGGCGCAAATGACATCACGTCCGCGGGATACGTGGAATCTCGACCGAATCGAAGTGCTCAAGGGGCCGGCATCCGTCCTCTATGGCGAGGGAGCGTTGGGCGGGGCGATCAATTTTGTGACGAAACGCCCGTTCCGGGAGGATCATGTGGTCACCGATGCGCTATTGTCCATCGGCTCCTTCAATACGCTTCGAACGGCATTGGGCAGCGGCGGGCCGCTGGGATCGGACAAGCTGCACTATCGTGTCGATCTCAGTTATCAGCGCGCGGATCACTACGCCGGTGTGCAGCGGTCGCCCTATACGTATTGGAACCTGACGAGCGCCTTGTTGTACGACGCCGCCCCCACCCTCGCCTTCGAGCTCTCCTTCGACGTCACGCACGACCGGAGCGTGCCCTACTGGGGGACTCCGTTGATGCCGGGAGGGTTTTCCGGTTCGTCGGCGATCAACGGAGTCGTCACGACCAACGACGGCCGGACGATCGATGGCCGGATTCTCCGACAGAACTTCAATGTTGTTGATGCCGACATGAGTGCGACGACCTACTGGACCAAGTTCAAGACGAACTGGCAGCCGGCACACACCATCGAACTCCGCAATCAGGCCTATTACTACTGGGCCGAACGCAACTGGCAAAACGCCGAGACCTACCAGTTCAATCCGGGTACGCAATTGATCGATCGGGACCGGTTCTTTGTCCAGCACGATCAGTACATTGTCGGCGATCGGATGGAGGCTCAGATCAAGGAGCGGCTTTTTGAGCACGGAAACCGGTTTGTGATCGGCGTGGAATTCAGCCATCTGCATCTGAACCGCCCCAGCTTCTTCGGCGGGGGAGACAGCATCGATCCGCTGGCGATCCCGAGCGGGTCCTTCGGGTCGATCACCTCGGCTGAGCAGCGGACGACGATTACGACTGCCGCGCTCTTCGTCGAAGAGCAATTCAACATTACGGAGGCGCTCAAGCTAGTCGGTGGCATGCGGCATGATCGTATCGATCTGGACCGGCAACTCTTCAATGCCGCCGGGGTCTTCAATACGACCGCCAGCTTTGAACGGAGCTTCAATCCGACGACCTGGCGAGCGGGATTGGTCTATGACCTGCTGCCGACCTTGACCCTCTACGGTCAGTATGCCACGGCGGCGGATCCGGTCGGGACCAATGTGTTCATCGTGCGGGCGGCGGAGAATTTCGATCTGGCGACTGGTGCGCAGTGGGAAGTCGGCGCGAAGGGACAGCTGTGGCACAACCGGGCCGAGTGGACCGTGGCCTATTTCGACATCTATCGAAAGAACATCCTGACCCAGACGTCGCTGACGGCGGCACAGAACGTGGGTCGACAGACGTCGAAGGGCATCGAGCTGAGCGGCGCCATCCGGCCGACCGATGCCTGGCGATTGCAGGGAAACGTTACGGTCCTATCAGCTCGGTTTGCTGATTTCTCCGAGTCGGCGGGCAGCAGCGTCGCGAGTCGTGGCGGTAACCGGCCGCCGAACGTGCCGGAAGTGATGGCGAATCTATGGAGCGTGTACCGGGTGCCGTTTGTCGTGCCGTTCGATTTGGGCGCCGCATTCCGGTATGTCGGCCACCGCTACGCGGATAACGCGAACGCCGTCCGGCTCAATGCCTACATGACCACGGACGCCTGGGTCTCGGTTCCGTACAAGAACATGACCTTCATGCTACGTGGCCGCAATTTGCTCGATAAGACCTATGCCATCTGGGCGGACCCGTTCTACCCC from Fimbriimonadaceae bacterium encodes the following:
- a CDS encoding TonB-dependent receptor translates to MIEFRQIMVGVVIWLAGSIAVGSDPILAESGGMEGSGALELPVVEVRDQPIQTGGTGSLHLEEVSQSASRLGVSIREIPASVEVIDQTLMQERGLRTISEAVQGATGLSVGDSPGNPVNFSMRGFTNNQLRLLYDGLLLGPAQMTSRPRDTWNLDRIEVLKGPASVLYGEGALGGAINFVTKRPFREDHVVTDALLSIGSFNTLRTALGSGGPLGSDKLHYRVDLSYQRADHYAGVQRSPYTYWNLTSALLYDAAPTLAFELSFDVTHDRSVPYWGTPLMPGGFSGSSAINGVVTTNDGRTIDGRILRQNFNVVDADMSATTYWTKFKTNWQPAHTIELRNQAYYYWAERNWQNAETYQFNPGTQLIDRDRFFVQHDQYIVGDRMEAQIKERLFEHGNRFVIGVEFSHLHLNRPSFFGGGDSIDPLAIPSGSFGSITSAEQRTTITTAALFVEEQFNITEALKLVGGMRHDRIDLDRQLFNAAGVFNTTASFERSFNPTTWRAGLVYDLLPTLTLYGQYATAADPVGTNVFIVRAAENFDLATGAQWEVGAKGQLWHNRAEWTVAYFDIYRKNILTQTSLTAAQNVGRQTSKGIELSGAIRPTDAWRLQGNVTVLSARFADFSESAGSSVASRGGNRPPNVPEVMANLWSVYRVPFVVPFDLGAAFRYVGHRYADNANAVRLNAYMTTDAWVSVPYKNMTFMLRGRNLLDKTYAIWADPFYPSQVLIGAPRTVELMMTARF